One part of the Candidatus Flexicrinis affinis genome encodes these proteins:
- a CDS encoding DUF4040 domain-containing protein — translation MLLLTALPFAAALVLLTPLGRPKAARYALAGLSAVLFLGYAGGIPSLEAGPLIEAVQWLPSLGMTLTTYVDGLSLLFALLVTGVGAVVAFYMAHYFDDDADAQQFSVLFAAFMGSMLMVVTSGNLLMTFVGWEGTSVFSFLLIGFYGGKGGRKAEEARAGAARALIVTGAGGLALIAGVVLLGTASGSYELADILSNPDLRGHGLYGAIVALIAMAAFTKSAQFPFHFWLPGAMSAPSPASAYLHAATMVKAGVFLLLRLQPALGNTPLWTGLITVVGLITFVLGAAIATRQRDMKGLLAYTTVSALGSLVALIGLPDSIGIKAALVGVAAHGAYKAALFLMTGVIEHATGSRDLDELGGLRRSMPGALAVVAISSLSMAGLPPLLGFMAKDSLIEASFSEPLASILPLIAVMVGSVLMVVSALTVLRDAFLTEPPAPHSPAGSHDDKHHGDVHHPHTNRLLTLGPAVLAAATVLIPFTLPQTLDPLVSSALGKATHLHIFPEHPEPLILSLVALAIGIVLVPSRAVWSRWLAVPWLPTGSRVYSEMTRSVDAVGDVVVTLQSGRVRQYLYMMWGVLAVLVILMVGSQDGMTILEGVPLNFTEPGTDAVKIALLALSTAATAYSIITRRHLLAALALGVSGYALGGVFLLEPAPDVALVQILVETLGTVLIILMIARLDATNSRMRSEVMRDLWSTSWVGKLRDVIIATIIGGAVALVAVTTVINRPERADVNPPIAEWHLLHTYPEIKITDTVGAIVTDFRGTDTVFEITVLAMAGLGVLTLLTQPGINASDERVRTESTLETPLTTFALRLVFPFALLVAMSQLLYGGTGPGDGFTAGVIAGLGVSLSYVVRGFQRTRVSYPWLKPRRFIVGGLTLAVGNAVGWMLINGAPFLRVQDFGDAPAGLHFSSTLLFEIAIMLAVFGAITLIMDTIAHPVAEEEEG, via the coding sequence GTGCTGCTGTTGACAGCCTTGCCATTTGCTGCCGCGCTGGTGCTGCTCACACCGTTGGGCAGGCCGAAAGCGGCCCGATACGCGCTGGCTGGCCTTAGTGCAGTGCTCTTTCTCGGATATGCCGGCGGCATCCCCTCGCTGGAGGCCGGCCCGCTGATCGAAGCAGTGCAGTGGCTGCCGTCGCTAGGCATGACGCTGACGACGTACGTCGATGGGCTGTCGCTGCTATTCGCCCTGCTGGTGACCGGTGTCGGCGCGGTGGTCGCGTTCTACATGGCGCACTACTTCGATGATGACGCCGACGCGCAGCAGTTCAGCGTGTTGTTCGCAGCCTTCATGGGCTCGATGCTGATGGTCGTGACGTCCGGCAACCTGCTGATGACGTTTGTCGGCTGGGAAGGCACGTCGGTCTTCTCGTTCCTGCTGATCGGCTTTTACGGCGGCAAGGGCGGGCGGAAGGCCGAAGAAGCCCGTGCCGGTGCCGCGCGTGCGCTAATCGTTACCGGGGCTGGCGGGTTGGCGCTAATTGCCGGCGTCGTGCTGCTGGGTACGGCATCAGGCAGCTACGAGCTGGCCGACATCCTCTCGAACCCCGACCTGCGCGGGCACGGCCTATACGGCGCGATCGTCGCGCTGATCGCGATGGCGGCGTTCACCAAGTCCGCCCAGTTCCCCTTCCATTTCTGGCTGCCCGGCGCGATGTCCGCGCCCAGCCCGGCTTCGGCCTACCTGCATGCCGCGACGATGGTCAAAGCGGGCGTGTTTCTCCTGCTGCGCCTTCAGCCAGCGCTCGGCAATACGCCCTTGTGGACGGGTCTCATTACCGTGGTTGGGCTGATCACGTTCGTGCTGGGCGCGGCGATAGCCACGCGCCAGCGCGATATGAAGGGGCTGCTTGCGTATACCACGGTCAGCGCACTCGGCTCGCTGGTCGCGCTGATCGGCTTGCCCGACTCGATCGGGATCAAGGCCGCGCTGGTCGGCGTTGCGGCGCATGGCGCGTACAAGGCCGCGCTGTTCTTGATGACCGGCGTGATCGAACACGCGACAGGAAGCCGCGACCTCGACGAACTGGGCGGACTGCGCCGAAGTATGCCCGGCGCGCTGGCCGTCGTGGCGATTTCGTCGCTGTCGATGGCGGGGCTTCCGCCGCTGCTCGGGTTCATGGCGAAGGACAGCCTGATCGAAGCCTCGTTTTCCGAGCCGTTGGCGTCGATCCTGCCGCTGATCGCGGTGATGGTGGGAAGCGTCCTCATGGTCGTCAGCGCGCTGACCGTGCTGCGCGACGCATTCTTGACCGAGCCGCCCGCGCCGCACTCGCCGGCAGGCAGCCATGACGACAAACACCACGGGGACGTGCACCATCCGCACACCAACCGCTTGCTTACATTGGGTCCGGCGGTGCTGGCCGCAGCGACGGTGCTGATCCCGTTCACCCTGCCGCAAACGCTCGATCCGCTGGTCAGTTCGGCGTTGGGCAAGGCGACTCATCTGCACATCTTCCCCGAACATCCCGAACCGCTGATCCTGAGCCTTGTGGCGCTGGCGATCGGTATCGTGCTCGTGCCGTCGCGCGCGGTGTGGTCGCGCTGGTTGGCGGTTCCGTGGCTGCCCACCGGTTCGCGCGTATACAGCGAGATGACGCGCTCGGTCGACGCCGTCGGTGACGTGGTCGTCACGCTGCAAAGCGGGCGGGTGCGCCAGTATCTCTATATGATGTGGGGCGTGCTGGCGGTACTGGTCATTCTGATGGTCGGCTCGCAGGATGGCATGACGATCCTTGAGGGCGTGCCGCTCAACTTCACCGAGCCGGGCACGGACGCCGTGAAGATCGCGCTGCTCGCGCTGTCCACCGCCGCGACCGCGTACTCGATTATCACGCGGCGGCATTTGCTGGCGGCGCTGGCGCTTGGCGTGTCGGGATATGCGCTCGGCGGCGTGTTCCTGCTCGAGCCCGCGCCGGATGTCGCGCTGGTGCAGATTCTGGTCGAGACGCTCGGCACCGTGCTCATCATCCTCATGATTGCCCGCCTCGACGCGACCAACAGCCGCATGCGCTCGGAGGTCATGCGCGACCTGTGGTCGACGTCATGGGTCGGCAAGCTGCGCGACGTCATTATCGCGACGATCATCGGCGGAGCCGTAGCGCTGGTGGCCGTGACGACCGTCATCAACCGGCCAGAGCGCGCCGACGTCAACCCCCCGATTGCCGAGTGGCACCTGCTGCACACCTATCCCGAGATCAAAATTACCGACACGGTAGGCGCGATCGTGACTGACTTCCGGGGGACGGATACGGTGTTCGAGATCACCGTGCTGGCGATGGCCGGCCTTGGCGTGCTCACTCTGCTCACGCAGCCCGGCATCAATGCCAGCGACGAACGCGTCCGCACTGAGTCGACGCTGGAGACGCCGCTGACGACCTTTGCGCTCAGGCTGGTGTTTCCGTTCGCGCTGCTGGTGGCGATGTCGCAGCTTTTGTACGGCGGTACCGGTCCCGGCGACGGGTTCACCGCAGGCGTGATCGCAGGACTCGGCGTGTCGCTGTCGTACGTCGTGCGCGGGTTCCAGCGTACGCGTGTTTCCTACCCGTGGCTCAAGCCGCGCCGCTTTATCGTCGGCGGCTTGACGCTGGCGGTGGGCAATGCGGTCGGCTGGATGCTCATCAACGGTGCGCCGTTCCTGCGCGTGCAGGACTTTGGCGACGCGCCGGCGGGGCTGCACTTTAGTTCGACGCTGTTGTTCGAAATCGCGATCATGCTGGCCGTCTTCGGGGCGATCACCCTCATTATGGACACGATTGCGCATCCAGTCGCCGAGGAGGAAGAAGGATGA
- a CDS encoding Na+/H+ antiporter subunit E, with protein sequence MYLIRTILQYVFIAAIIGVLWAILTAQLSVEGWAIGAGLGFAMLVAVRGRQGIDVRPLDLPQRVAWLIVYLIVLERDVIVASIDVALRILGVRKVDSGIIRVAVGDERQEVAALTAHGITITPGQLVVDFDHIEDERYVYVHCLSVTDSEGTVEQDQVRRMRFFKRILGNG encoded by the coding sequence ATGTATCTGATCCGGACGATCCTCCAATACGTCTTCATCGCGGCCATTATCGGCGTGCTGTGGGCGATCCTGACCGCGCAGCTCTCGGTGGAAGGTTGGGCGATCGGCGCGGGGCTGGGTTTCGCGATGTTGGTCGCCGTGCGCGGTAGGCAGGGGATCGACGTGCGTCCGCTCGACCTGCCGCAGCGCGTCGCTTGGCTGATCGTCTACCTGATCGTGCTCGAGCGTGATGTGATCGTGGCGTCGATCGACGTGGCGCTGCGCATCCTCGGCGTCCGCAAGGTGGACTCCGGTATCATCCGCGTGGCGGTCGGCGACGAACGACAGGAAGTCGCCGCGCTGACCGCGCATGGCATCACGATCACGCCGGGGCAGTTGGTCGTCGATTTCGACCACATCGAGGATGAACGTTACGTCTACGTCCACTGCCTGAGCGTGACCGACTCGGAAGGGACGGTCGAACAGGATCAGGTGCGCCGGATGCGCTTCTTCAAGAGGATTTTGGGCAATGGTTGA
- a CDS encoding DMT family transporter yields the protein MIPDFIRLQWVPMALALLAAALFGASTPLAKLLVGEVDPIALAAFLYLGSGIAMVTVKLVRRSSGSEAPIERADWKWLLGSVVAGGVAAPIVLLVSLQNTPAATASLLLAFEGVATSVIAVLVFRESVSRRATVAIVLVTLATILLTRDGSGEWGISLGALGVLAACALWGIDNNLTRSLSGKDPLSIVMVKGLGAGTFSLVLALALGRSLPALSTVLSAMLLGSVSYGMSIVLFIRALRGLGAARTSALFGTAPLAGVVLSFVIFSESLALPFFAALGLSVIAAALLVAEKHSHAHIHESVTHDHRHRHDDGHHSHDHPGMTDRGLTHSHAHTHERLEHEHPHLPDLHHRHGH from the coding sequence ATGATCCCCGACTTCATTCGTCTGCAATGGGTGCCAATGGCGCTGGCGCTGTTGGCCGCCGCGCTGTTCGGAGCCAGCACGCCGCTGGCAAAGCTGCTCGTCGGCGAGGTCGACCCGATCGCGCTGGCAGCGTTTCTGTACCTCGGCAGCGGCATCGCCATGGTGACGGTCAAGCTCGTTCGCCGGTCGTCAGGCAGCGAAGCGCCAATTGAGCGCGCGGACTGGAAGTGGCTGCTCGGCTCGGTGGTCGCTGGCGGCGTCGCCGCGCCGATCGTCCTGCTCGTCAGCCTGCAGAACACTCCTGCCGCGACGGCATCGCTGCTGCTCGCGTTCGAGGGCGTCGCCACCAGCGTGATCGCCGTGCTGGTCTTCCGCGAGTCGGTCAGCCGGCGCGCGACGGTTGCGATTGTCCTCGTCACGCTCGCTACAATCCTGCTGACACGGGACGGCAGCGGAGAGTGGGGCATCTCGCTGGGGGCGCTGGGCGTATTGGCCGCGTGCGCGCTGTGGGGCATCGACAACAACCTGACTCGCAGCCTGTCGGGCAAGGACCCGCTGTCGATCGTGATGGTAAAGGGGCTGGGCGCGGGGACATTCTCGCTGGTGCTGGCGCTTGCGCTGGGACGCTCACTGCCGGCGCTGTCGACCGTGCTGTCCGCGATGCTGCTTGGCAGTGTGAGCTACGGCATGAGCATCGTGCTGTTTATCCGGGCGCTGCGCGGGCTGGGCGCGGCACGTACGAGCGCCCTGTTCGGCACGGCGCCGCTGGCTGGTGTCGTCCTGTCATTCGTGATCTTCAGCGAGAGCCTGGCGCTGCCGTTCTTCGCCGCATTGGGCCTGTCGGTCATCGCGGCGGCACTGCTGGTCGCCGAAAAGCACAGCCACGCGCATATCCACGAGTCGGTCACGCATGACCATCGCCACCGCCACGACGACGGGCACCATAGCCACGATCATCCGGGCATGACCGATCGCGGCCTAACGCACTCGCACGCCCACACCCATGAGCGGCTCGAACACGAGCATCCTCACCTGCCGGACTTGCATCACCGGCACGGGCACTAA
- a CDS encoding RNA methyltransferase, whose protein sequence is MDIITSLQNERVKLTRGLQERPRTRRKHMRIAVEGARLVRDAWERGSRPDFVLYTPGDSDEALVAKMTKARVTTLAVSAEVMQHVSDTQSPQGIIGVFPLPMPPLPKHPRHVLICDALGDPGNLGGLLRSAAAAGADLAILAPGCADPYNPKALRAGMGAHFRLPVVEATWVEIAGYCEPLTLYAADAEGEAAYDAVDWLKPWGLIVGSEAHGLSADAANLAAKQIAIPMSAATESLNAMVAASIILFEAARQTRANDSAG, encoded by the coding sequence ATGGACATCATCACCAGCCTACAGAACGAGCGCGTCAAGCTCACGCGCGGATTGCAGGAGCGCCCACGCACCCGGCGCAAGCACATGCGAATCGCCGTCGAAGGCGCGCGCCTCGTGCGTGATGCATGGGAACGCGGAAGCCGCCCCGACTTTGTGCTGTACACCCCCGGCGACTCCGACGAGGCGCTGGTTGCCAAAATGACCAAAGCGCGCGTGACGACACTGGCCGTCAGCGCCGAGGTCATGCAGCACGTCAGCGATACCCAGTCGCCGCAGGGGATCATCGGGGTGTTCCCGCTGCCGATGCCGCCGCTGCCGAAGCACCCGCGCCACGTGCTGATCTGCGATGCGTTGGGCGATCCGGGCAATTTGGGCGGGCTGCTGCGCTCGGCCGCTGCCGCCGGCGCCGACTTGGCGATCCTCGCGCCAGGATGCGCCGATCCGTACAACCCGAAGGCGCTGCGGGCCGGAATGGGCGCGCACTTCCGCCTGCCGGTCGTCGAGGCGACGTGGGTCGAAATCGCCGGCTACTGCGAACCGCTTACCCTGTACGCCGCCGATGCCGAAGGCGAAGCCGCTTACGATGCCGTGGACTGGCTGAAGCCATGGGGGCTGATCGTCGGGAGCGAGGCGCACGGCCTGAGCGCCGATGCCGCCAACCTCGCGGCCAAGCAAATCGCGATTCCGATGTCTGCGGCAACCGAGTCGCTCAATGCAATGGTCGCCGCGTCGATCATCCTGTTCGAGGCGGCACGGCAAACTCGAGCGAACGACAGCGCCGGATAG
- a CDS encoding DMT family transporter produces MKTFAWVSFWLVAAIWGSSFLLIRVGVEHFTPGQIAVIRCVIAAIGLNAVMLARGKRYPRDLGVWIAFAIVGFGNAALPYWLIGLGERTIESALASVIQSTVPMFSLVIAHFALADERVNTQKILGLLMGFIGVTVLALRQTGSGHENALGGMLMVVGASLCYAILTVYTRRRLSNNIEPIVIAGSTFILSVPAALALMLLEPVLGVQVAADVGPMSGEAIGSVLVLGLLNTFIAYLFFYYIIRELGAFRATNVTYVVPVFGVVLGALVLREQIDIALVAGAGLILSGIAVINLGGRLATWVRPRSRPATVA; encoded by the coding sequence ATGAAGACGTTTGCGTGGGTCAGTTTTTGGCTGGTCGCGGCGATTTGGGGTTCGTCATTCCTGCTGATCCGTGTTGGAGTCGAGCATTTCACGCCCGGCCAGATCGCGGTGATTCGCTGTGTGATCGCGGCCATCGGCCTCAACGCCGTCATGCTGGCACGGGGCAAGCGCTACCCGCGCGATCTCGGCGTCTGGATCGCATTCGCAATCGTCGGCTTCGGCAACGCCGCGCTTCCCTACTGGCTGATCGGCCTGGGTGAACGTACCATCGAAAGCGCGCTCGCCAGCGTCATTCAATCGACCGTTCCGATGTTTTCGCTCGTGATCGCGCACTTTGCGCTGGCGGACGAGCGCGTCAACACGCAGAAAATCCTCGGCCTGCTCATGGGTTTCATCGGCGTGACAGTGCTGGCCCTGCGCCAGACCGGCAGCGGTCATGAGAACGCGCTGGGCGGGATGTTGATGGTCGTTGGGGCGTCACTGTGCTACGCGATCCTGACGGTCTACACCCGCCGCCGTCTGTCGAACAACATCGAGCCGATCGTCATCGCCGGATCGACGTTTATCCTGTCCGTCCCCGCCGCGCTGGCGCTCATGCTGCTCGAGCCGGTGCTCGGTGTGCAGGTTGCCGCGGATGTCGGCCCGATGTCGGGCGAAGCCATCGGATCGGTGTTGGTGCTCGGACTGCTCAACACCTTCATTGCATATCTGTTCTTCTACTATATCATCCGCGAGCTGGGCGCGTTCCGGGCCACCAACGTGACCTACGTCGTGCCGGTGTTCGGTGTCGTGCTGGGCGCGCTGGTGCTCCGCGAACAGATCGATATTGCGTTGGTCGCCGGGGCCGGCTTAATCCTCTCCGGCATTGCTGTCATTAACCTCGGCGGGCGGCTTGCGACGTGGGTGCGCCCGCGCAGCCGACCTGCCACCGTCGCCTAG
- a CDS encoding alpha/beta fold hydrolase, producing MGRWVIIGFVALVFAWITAAQAPDEVRVERESADGVTLVGDLYLPDAIEEPGAPAVLLMHMFGARRGDWEPLIEPLVDAGYAVLNVDLRGHGDSGGQRDWTMATQDVADWFAYLKEQTSIDPARLGVIGASIGSNLALIGCAAEPACLTAVALSPGLDYAGLMPEDALAEDMVERSALLVTSRGDMESTAAVRQMVTTANTELGVRILHGTAHGTRMFDQRDFTVVPLILYWLDVEMAAG from the coding sequence ATGGGCCGTTGGGTCATCATCGGGTTTGTGGCACTCGTCTTCGCGTGGATCACAGCGGCTCAAGCGCCGGACGAGGTGCGGGTCGAACGCGAGAGCGCCGACGGCGTGACGCTGGTGGGCGACCTGTATCTGCCGGATGCGATCGAGGAACCGGGCGCGCCGGCCGTGCTGCTGATGCACATGTTCGGGGCGCGGCGCGGCGATTGGGAGCCGCTGATTGAGCCACTGGTTGACGCCGGATATGCGGTGCTGAACGTCGATCTGCGCGGCCATGGCGACTCCGGCGGCCAGCGCGACTGGACAATGGCGACTCAAGATGTCGCGGACTGGTTTGCGTACCTCAAAGAACAGACGTCGATCGACCCGGCACGGCTGGGCGTGATCGGGGCCAGCATTGGCTCGAACCTCGCGCTGATCGGATGCGCGGCGGAGCCTGCCTGCTTGACCGCCGTCGCGCTGTCGCCGGGGCTGGATTACGCCGGCCTGATGCCGGAGGACGCGCTAGCCGAGGACATGGTCGAACGGTCCGCCCTGCTCGTCACCAGCCGCGGCGATATGGAAAGCACGGCGGCTGTCCGCCAGATGGTCACGACCGCCAACACTGAACTGGGCGTACGCATCCTGCACGGGACGGCCCACGGAACGCGCATGTTCGACCAGCGCGACTTCACCGTCGTGCCGCTGATTCTGTACTGGCTCGATGTGGAGATGGCGGCGGGGTGA
- a CDS encoding NADH-quinone oxidoreductase subunit K, translating into MNVIFAVVTGILFGLGVFQLLRRDLVKVAMGFYILFTAINLFFLAVGAYNGETAAYVVPRKVTTLAEAVPQGVPSDPLVQALLLTAIVISFGSYALLLGMLNVVAQRNKSLNTDRMNNLVR; encoded by the coding sequence ATGAACGTCATCTTCGCGGTCGTCACCGGCATCCTGTTCGGGCTGGGCGTGTTTCAATTGCTCCGCCGCGATCTGGTCAAAGTGGCGATGGGCTTCTACATCCTGTTCACGGCCATCAATCTGTTCTTTCTGGCGGTTGGCGCCTACAACGGCGAAACCGCCGCATACGTGGTGCCGCGCAAGGTGACGACGCTGGCCGAAGCCGTGCCGCAAGGCGTGCCGAGCGATCCGTTGGTTCAGGCGCTGCTGCTGACCGCCATTGTGATCAGCTTCGGGAGTTATGCGCTGCTGTTGGGCATGTTGAACGTGGTCGCGCAGCGCAACAAGTCGCTGAACACCGACCGCATGAACAATCTGGTGAGGTAG
- a CDS encoding tetratricopeptide repeat protein: MADDAKKLQDSGIAAYQKKNYEQAIQLFNQAADAYRAAGQEDKAVEMQVNIGLVHRALGENQQALDLMSAALATFQDMGDALRTAQVLGNMGGVYAALGDHEQAYTCYAQAADVFEELGEKQMHADTLVAMGTLQVKERKFIHGAETMEKGLDNLENLTRSQRMLKWVMKRRNQVLKK; the protein is encoded by the coding sequence ATGGCCGACGACGCCAAGAAGCTGCAGGACAGCGGTATCGCCGCTTATCAGAAGAAAAATTACGAACAGGCCATTCAGCTGTTCAATCAAGCCGCCGACGCGTATCGGGCTGCCGGTCAGGAAGACAAGGCGGTCGAAATGCAGGTCAACATCGGCCTCGTCCACCGCGCATTGGGTGAAAATCAGCAGGCGCTTGACCTGATGAGCGCGGCGCTGGCAACGTTTCAAGACATGGGCGACGCCCTGCGCACGGCACAGGTGTTGGGCAACATGGGCGGCGTGTATGCCGCGCTGGGCGATCATGAGCAGGCCTACACGTGCTATGCACAGGCCGCCGACGTGTTCGAGGAGCTCGGTGAAAAACAAATGCATGCCGATACGCTCGTCGCGATGGGCACGCTGCAGGTCAAAGAGCGCAAGTTCATTCACGGCGCCGAAACGATGGAAAAAGGCCTCGACAACCTCGAGAATCTCACCCGGTCGCAGCGTATGCTCAAGTGGGTGATGAAACGGCGCAATCAGGTGCTGAAGAAGTAG
- a CDS encoding peptidoglycan bridge formation glycyltransferase FemA/FemB family protein, which yields MIRPFPILTYDVPMPLTAELITDRDRWNDAAARFPDAHILQSWEWGAFKHVTTGWKPLRIGYSDGTDLRAMISIGVRQAGPLKVMYAPRGPLLSDDSPELADVVLAELEALARREHAVTLKIDPDIALSTGTPGEDAADDSHGLAWQDTLLRRGWRYSREQIQFRNTIVIDLTPDEDALLMAMSQNTRRKVRVAERSGVTIRAATSADLPMLVRLYQETGQRDGFLTRPQAYYERAWGDFFAAGLGHALIAEVDGEPVAHVVLYRFGRTCWYFYGASRDVHRDKMPNYLLQWSAMRWAKAQGCTRYDLWGAPDIFDESDRMWGVYQFKRGFRGTVRQGIGAYDFAPNTLLYTAFSEILPRVRTAVRRLRHGRATPPD from the coding sequence ATGATTCGCCCATTCCCGATCCTAACCTACGATGTGCCGATGCCCCTCACCGCCGAATTGATCACCGACCGCGACCGCTGGAACGATGCCGCCGCACGGTTCCCGGACGCGCACATCCTGCAGAGCTGGGAGTGGGGGGCGTTCAAGCACGTCACGACCGGCTGGAAGCCGCTGCGCATCGGCTACTCGGACGGCACAGACCTGCGCGCGATGATCTCGATCGGCGTACGGCAGGCCGGCCCGCTCAAGGTGATGTATGCGCCGCGCGGCCCGCTGCTGAGTGACGACTCACCCGAATTGGCGGACGTGGTGCTGGCCGAACTGGAGGCCCTTGCTCGCCGCGAGCACGCCGTGACCCTCAAGATCGACCCCGATATCGCGCTTTCGACCGGCACGCCGGGCGAGGACGCCGCCGACGACTCTCACGGACTGGCGTGGCAAGACACCCTGCTCCGCCGCGGATGGCGCTACAGCCGCGAGCAGATCCAGTTCCGCAACACCATCGTGATCGACCTCACGCCGGATGAGGACGCGCTGCTGATGGCGATGAGCCAGAACACACGGCGCAAGGTGCGCGTCGCTGAACGCAGCGGCGTAACGATTCGGGCGGCGACAAGCGCCGATCTCCCAATGCTCGTGCGCCTGTATCAGGAGACGGGCCAGCGCGACGGATTCCTCACCCGCCCGCAAGCCTACTACGAGCGCGCATGGGGCGACTTCTTCGCCGCCGGCCTCGGCCACGCGCTGATCGCCGAGGTCGATGGCGAGCCTGTGGCGCATGTCGTGCTGTACCGCTTCGGCCGGACCTGCTGGTACTTCTACGGCGCGAGCCGCGATGTTCACCGTGACAAGATGCCCAACTATCTGCTGCAGTGGTCGGCGATGCGCTGGGCCAAGGCGCAGGGTTGTACGCGCTACGATCTGTGGGGCGCGCCGGACATCTTTGACGAGAGCGACCGGATGTGGGGGGTCTATCAGTTCAAGCGCGGGTTTCGCGGCACGGTTCGACAGGGAATCGGCGCGTACGACTTTGCGCCCAATACGCTGCTCTACACCGCGTTCAGCGAAATCTTGCCACGTGTACGGACTGCCGTCCGCCGCCTGCGTCACGGCCGCGCCACGCCGCCCGACTAG
- a CDS encoding SurA N-terminal domain-containing protein — MSRLIAVLLCAAAAVLAACAGQAAPPILGETTTENLPDVVVRVNGQDITRDEYERAVARLSPASAIAQQVSNQVLDALIEQTLIEQAAAELGVTVDAADIDAEINALKALTTDWDAWLTDNGYTEADFRSALYSNLLTQRVRDAVLLQSGEVEAIRTVHARHILLTTQDEAQAVSNRLANGEMFEALAAEVSRDVTTKDVGGDLGFFVRTDLTTPQLADLAFSLEPGEMSGPVQTALGWHIVQTLEFGERPLMSGEEAIAQEQRFINWLMERRQAATIERLF, encoded by the coding sequence TTGAGCCGCTTGATTGCCGTGCTGTTGTGCGCCGCCGCCGCGGTGTTGGCCGCGTGTGCCGGTCAGGCCGCGCCGCCGATTCTCGGCGAGACGACCACCGAGAATCTTCCCGACGTCGTCGTCCGGGTGAACGGGCAAGACATCACCCGTGACGAATACGAGCGTGCGGTCGCGCGCTTGTCGCCAGCCAGTGCGATCGCGCAGCAGGTCAGCAATCAAGTGCTGGACGCGCTGATCGAACAAACGCTGATCGAACAGGCCGCAGCGGAGCTGGGCGTTACCGTCGACGCGGCGGACATCGACGCCGAGATCAACGCCCTGAAAGCCCTGACGACCGACTGGGACGCTTGGCTGACCGACAACGGCTATACCGAGGCAGATTTCCGCTCGGCGTTGTATTCGAACCTGCTGACACAACGCGTACGCGACGCCGTGCTGCTGCAAAGCGGCGAGGTCGAAGCGATCCGTACCGTCCATGCGCGCCACATCCTGTTGACGACGCAAGACGAGGCACAGGCCGTCAGCAACCGGCTCGCCAATGGCGAGATGTTCGAGGCATTGGCAGCGGAAGTGAGCCGCGATGTCACGACCAAGGACGTCGGCGGAGACCTCGGCTTTTTCGTCCGGACCGACTTGACGACACCGCAGTTGGCCGATCTGGCTTTCAGCCTCGAACCCGGCGAGATGTCCGGCCCGGTCCAGACCGCGCTGGGCTGGCATATCGTGCAGACCCTTGAATTCGGCGAGCGCCCGTTGATGTCCGGCGAGGAAGCCATCGCGCAGGAACAGCGCTTCATCAACTGGCTGATGGAACGGCGTCAAGCGGCGACCATCGAGCGCCTGTTTTAA
- a CDS encoding monovalent cation/H(+) antiporter subunit G, with the protein MQFVGAALLIAGTVFAVIGVYGFMVTFKNVYERLHASGKVATLGLVLILVGVAVLQPAVWTKAAVLIGFMVLTSPVVSHAIAKAAHNQHLPAGKRDDLAEARKQQAGD; encoded by the coding sequence ATGCAATTTGTCGGCGCCGCCCTGCTCATTGCCGGGACCGTTTTCGCGGTAATCGGCGTATACGGGTTCATGGTCACGTTCAAGAACGTCTACGAGCGCCTCCACGCGTCGGGCAAGGTTGCGACGCTCGGCCTTGTGCTGATCCTCGTCGGGGTGGCTGTCTTGCAACCTGCGGTGTGGACCAAGGCCGCCGTCCTGATCGGCTTCATGGTGCTGACATCTCCGGTTGTCAGCCATGCGATCGCAAAAGCCGCTCACAACCAGCATCTGCCGGCCGGAAAACGCGACGATTTGGCTGAAGCGCGCAAGCAGCAGGCGGGCGATTAA